CAGCAACTACGATGTTAAAGATAGCAATGTGAGCATAATATTTGTCGACAAAGATGGCAACAAGAGCGACATTATGTCAGTTCAAGCAAAAAAATTAAATGAAATTAGTGAGTATATCTTTTCGTATGATCGCGGCATAAAGGTGATGAAATTTAGTTCGAAAAAGCCGATATGCGAGGCGCTTGAGAAAGAGGAACCTGTAAATTTAAGCGTATTAGATGCGAGATATTTTGACGGCAATCAAATTTCAAGCTATGCCTTTAGCGTTGATATTGTTGGTCAAAAGCGTGAAAATTTTGTAGAGAGAAAAGACTATTATATAGATGCAGCTGCAAATGTTATGGTTACGCTAGAAGCCTTATCGATAAAGAATATCGCAAAAGATATAAAAATGGGGCAGCTTCTGCTTGCAAAAGGTATGTGTTTAACAAAAAGATAAAAATTTAATAAAGGAGAAAAAATGAGAGCATTGCTTAGCGTTAGCGATAAAGAGGGCATTGTAGAGTTTGCAAAGGGGCTAGAAGAGCTTGGCTGGCAGATACTTTCAACCGGTGGCACCTATAAACTTTTAAAGACTGAGGGCATCAAAGCCACTGAGGTTAGCGAATTTACGGCGTCACCTGAGATGTTTGAGGGTAGGGTAAAGACCCTTCATCCAAAGATACATGGTGGCATCTTGCACAAGCGCGATGACGCTACGCACGTGGCTCAGGCAAAGGAGTATGGCATCGAGGGCATAGACCTAGTTTGTGTAAATTTATATCCATTTAAAGAGACTACCATTAGGACCGATGACTTTGCTGAGATCATCGAAAATATCGATATCGGTGGCCCAGCCATGGTAAGAAGCGCAGCTAAAAATTTTAAAGACGTGCTCATAGTTACAAACGTGCTTGACTACGATGAAATTTTAAAGCGCCTAAGAGAAAAAAGTGATGATTTTGAGTTTAGAAGATCGCTGATGATAAAGGCTTACGAGCACACAGCGGCCTATGACAGCACGATCGCAAACTATATGAATGATAGATTTAATAGCGGTTTTGGCGATGCTAGATTTATTGTTGGCAACAAGGTTTTTGATACAAGATACGGTGAAAACCCTCACCAAAAAGGTGCGCTTTATGAGTTTAACTACTTCTTTTCAAACAACTTTAGAGCCCTAAAAGGCGAAGCTAGCTTTAACAACATGACTGATATAAACGGCGCACTAATGCTTGCAACTAGTTTTGAAGACGCGCCAGCAGTGGCTATCATCAAGCACGCGAATCCTTGCGGCTTTGCGGTAAAAGACACTCTGCTTGAAAGCTACGTGGCAGCGCTTAAATGTGATCCGATATCAGCATATGGCGGTGTGGTAGCGATAAATGGTACGCTTGATGAGGAGCTAGCTAAAAAGATAAATGAAATTTACGTTGAAGTAATCATCGCTGCAAATGTTGATGAAGCAGCGCTTAAAGTCTTTGAGAGCAAAAAACGTATCAAAATTTTCACTCAAGATAATAAATTTTTAGTACGTGCAGATGATAAATTTGACTTTAAACATATTGATGGTGGCTTTGTATTTCAAGAAAGAGACTTCGTAAAAGACGAAGAGCTTGAAAATATGAAGCAAATGAGTAAAAAACATGCAAGTGGCAGCGAGCTAAAAGACGCTCAGATCGCGTGGAAAGTCGCTGCACTAACAAAGAGCAACTGCGTAGTTTATGTAAAAGATGGTGCGATGGTGGCTATTGGTATGGGTATGACAAGCCGTGTGGATGCTGCACGTGCAGCCGTGGCAAAGGCAAAAGAGCTCGAGATCGACCTAAATGGTTGCGTACTTGCGAGTGAGGCATTCTTTCCATTTAGAGATAGTATCGACATCGCTAGTAAGGTCGGTGTAAAATGCGTCATTGAACCAGGTGGTAGCATCAGAGATGATGAGGTGATAGAGGCCGCTGATGAGCATGGCATGTCGCTATATTTCACTGGCGTTAGACACTTCTTACACTAAAATTTAGGGGCGTTTGCCCCTTACTTCACACTTTATAACTTTAATTTTCGTATAATCTTTCAAAAGCGAAAGGAGATAGAATGAAAAAGATCTTAAAATTTATCTTAATGGCGGCAGTGTTTTTTGGTCTAAATTTGATGGCAAAAGATGAGCTTATAAAGGAACAGACGATGGCAGGGCAAAATTTAAAAGAAATTTATCTAGCAGGTGGTTGCTTTTGGGGTATGCAGGGATATTTTAAAAAGATATTTGGCGTAGTGGATACAAAGGTAGGCTACGCAAATGGCAAGAGCGAAAATACTAGCTACCGCGAGCTTCATGAGAGCGATCATGCTGAGACACTTTATGTAAAATACGACGAAAATAGAGTCGCTTTGGCTGAAATTTTGGCTCATTTTTTTAGAGTGATCGACCCGACCTCTCTAAATAAACAAGGCAATGACGTCGGTAGGCAGTATAGAAGCGGAATTTACTATGTGAGCGAAAGTGATCTGCCAACGATAGAGAGCTTTATGAAAATAGAGCAAAAGAAATTTAAAGACAAGATCGTGGTTGAGGTAGCGCCGCTTAAAAATTTCGTCATAGGCGAGGAGTATCACCAAGACTATCTTGATAAAAATCCTTTTGGATATTGTCACATCGACCTAGGTTTAGCCGATAAACCGCTTTACGATGAGACAAAATTTAAGCCACTTAGTAAAGATGAGCTAAAGAAAAATTTAAGTAGCGAGCAGTATGCTGTGACACAAGAAGCGGCGACTGAGAGGCCGTTTAGCAGCGAGTATGATAAATTTGATCAAAAAGGCATTTATGTAGATATTACAAGCGGAAAGCCACTTTTCTCAAGCGCAGATAAATTTGATGCAGGATGTGGCTGGCCAAGCTTTACAAAGCCTATCACGACAACAGCTCTTTCATATAAGGAGGACAACTCGTTTATGATGAAAAGGGTCGAAGTTAAGTCTCAAAATAGTGACGCGCACCTTGGGCATGTTTTTGACGATGGCCCAAGCGATAAGGGCGGGCTAAGATATTGCATAAACGGTGCGAGCCTTAAATTTATACCGCTTGAAGATATGGCAAGACTAGGGTATGAGGAATTTATACCTTATGTAAAATAGCTTTTGTTGAAGCAAATCAATAGTTTAAAAAGTTTAATCAGAGTATAATTCTCCAAAATTAAAAGGAGAAAAAATGAGCGATTTTTTCAAAAACGCAGAGCAGTTTAATGTCGATGGTGCAACCGTGCCATTTTATAAATTTAATGAAAATGGTGTAAATTTTATTGGCTTTGACTCACGTCCTTGCGTGCCGCCAGAGCCAATGGTCAATGCATTAATCGCTATTAAATTTGCTGATAAAAATACAAAAATTATGATGCTAAATCATAAATTTCCAGCCGGTCTTATACCAAAGATAGATAAGAGCTTTGATATAGAGCGTGAAGATATAGATGGTGGGGCTGTAAAGATGATTTTTAGCCTAAAAGACGGTGCAAATATAGAAGACGTAGATACGAGTCTTTGCCACTAAGATGCTTTTAAATACTTATGCACCACCATTTAAGTTAGTCGGTGGATATTTTATTGCTGGAATTTTCTTTTTAGCATTAAGTGTACCGGCATTCTTTTATGCAGATTTTGATGCGATTAGCTCGCTAAATACAGCTGGTTTTTTGCATATATTTTTTGTTGGTTTTGTTATGAGCATTATCATCGGAGCACTTTATCAGCTAACCTCAGTCATCTTAGAAAAGCCATTTTTTACCGCAAAAGGTGCTATTTTAAATTTGGCTATTTTTTGTCTATCGTTGCTGGGTATGTGTTACGGGATGCTATTTGCTGATGCTAAAATTTTACAAATTAGTGGAGTTTTGCTTTTTTGCTCACTTGCCTTTTTTGCTACGACTTATGCACTAAGCTTTATGGATAATGAAAAAAAGAGCTTTGCGGTCTTTGCGCTTTTTGTTTCAGCTATCTTTTTGGTAATTGGAATAACGCTTGGTTTTTGCTTGCTTATGATACTTAGTGGCACGCTGATGCTTGATTTTGAGATGACGCTAAAATTTCATGTTTATTTTGTGCTGGGATTTGTATTTCTTGTGATACTTGGAGCTGCTAGCGTACTCCTACCTATGTTTGCATTGGCTCACGATCTAAAATTTACACTTAGTAAGGCCTCACTAGCATGCTATATTTTGGGTGGTATCTTACTAGCTTTTAATGAAAATTTATCTATTTTGTCAATATGTTTAGCGGCTTTACTTTTTATAGCTCAAGCACTTTATATTTTAAAAAAGCGCGTTAGAAAGGCGCATGATTACTGGAATGTAAATATCGTACTTTCGTTGGTGGCTTTGCTTGGTGCTGCTGTTTTTATAGCTTTAGACAAATTAAATTTAGCTGCGTATTTTTTAATATATGGCTTTTTGTTTGCTTTTATCGTAGCTCATCTTTACAAAATCGCACCATTTCTTATATGGTATCACTACGTAGCACCTTTTGTCGGAAAGGTAAAAGTGCCACTTCTTGATGCCATGATACTAAAAAAGATAGCTTATTTTGGTATAGCTTTTAATGCTATCTCGCTTCTTTGCTATCTTCTCTCAACTTGCTTTGAACTAGAAATTTTAGTGCAAGCAAGTATGATTTTTATAGCTATTAGTATAGTTTTACTATCGATAAATATAATAAATATTTTTAGATTTACTGGTTTTAAAGGATAAAAAATGAAAGAAAAAATTTATAACGCACTGTCAAATATCGTTGATCCAGAAGTTGGCTTTGATATCGTTTCGCTCGGACTTATATATGATGCGAGCTGCGATGAAAATGGCAAAGCAAAGGTTACTATGACTCTTTCAACCAAATCTTGCCCACTGCACGAAATGATACTTGGCTGGGTAGAAACTGCCGTGCTTGATATAGAAGGTGTCAAAGAGTGCGAGATCGATCTTGTCTGGGAGCCTGAGTGGAATATACAAATGGCAAGCGATTTTGTAAAAGCACAACTTGGAGTTTAATTTTTAAGTTTTTGGATTTAAAGGTTTGTAAATTTTTAATAATCTAGAGAGCAAAAGCTCTCTAGAAAATTTAAGGAGTTTGTTTTTTTGTTAGTCCATTTGATGGCGCATAAATGATGGTACATCAAGTTGTGACATATAGTCTTCGTCATATCCACCACTAACTTTTTTAAGTCTTAATATACGCTCTTTTTTTATGATATCGCTTGTATTAGAAGTTTGTATTTCATCTTTTTTTTCAGCTTCTTTTTGTGAGCTTTGAAAACCTGTTGCTATTATTGTAACTTCAACTTTATTGTCTTCTATTTTGTCATCAGTTGTTGTACCAAATATAATTTCAGCATCTTCATCTGCTGCCTCATGAATAATACTCATCGCATTATTGATATCAGCTAGTGGGCAACTAGGGCTTATTCTAAAATGAACTAAAATACCAAATGCACCATTTATTGTCATGTTATCAAGAAGTGGCGATTGTATTGCATTTTTTATAGCTTCTTGCGCTGCATCCTCACCACTTGCTTCGCCAACACCCATTAAAGCTAGTCCTCTATGGCTCATAATCGTTCTAACATCTGCAAAGTCTAGATTTATGTCGCTTTTTCCTGAGTCAAGTACGATCGTACTCATACCATTGACGGCTCTTGCAAGTACTTCATCAACCATTTCAAAGCTTTCTTTTATACCAGCATTTTTATCAATTAATGTTAGGAGTTTATCGTTTGGAATGACTACAATAGAATCGCTTTCTTTTCTAAGTTCTTCAAGGCCGCAATCAGCCAATTTTCTACGTTTTTTTCCTTCAAACATAAAAGGCATAGTAACAACTGCAACTGTTAGCGCACCAATGTCTTTTGCAGCTTGAGCAACTACTGGAGCTGCGCCTGTACCAGTTCCACCACCAAGTCCTGTACCAATGAAAACTATATCTGATGTCTCAAGTGCACTTTTTACTTCATCGTAGCTCTCTTCAGCAGCAGCTTTTCCTATTTCAGGTCTCATACCTGCACCTAGACCTTTTGTTGTTTTCTCGCCTAGTTGAATTTTTGTATGTGCAAGAGAATTTTCAAGAGCCTTAGCATCTGTATTAGCAACAATAAGATCTATATTTAAATTCGGATTAACTCTTATTATGTGGTTGACCATATTACCACCACCTCCACCTACACCTACGACCTTTATCTTTGCACCATAGATGCTTTTATTTTCTTCTACTGTGAAGCTACTCATTTTTGAAATTCTCCTTAAAATAATTGTGTAATACTATACCAAAATTTTGCAAAAGCATTTGGCTTTTTTTCTTGTTTGCTAATATCTGCAATATTGGCAAGTTCTTCTTTGCTTTTTGATTTATTTGCTACCTCTAATTCAAAATCTTTATCAGAAAAACTATCCTCTTTTTCATTTGGATCCTGCGTCTCTTGTCCAAAATTTTGTACATTTTCCTCTTCTGCAAAAACATTTCTAAAATTTGCTTTCGGTTTTGAGGCTATTTCCCCTTGGTATCTCATTTTTTTCTCAGAATCAATCTCGTATGGGCTAAAGTTGCCAGCACCATACAAACAAAGCCCTATAGCACAAGAATTTGCTGGATCTCTTAAAATTTCAAATAATCCATCCATTTCTTTTGGTTTTGCTATACGAACTGGCATTTTGTCAAATATTGCGGATGCAAGATCTCTAATGCCTTCTAACTTAGTCATACCGCCAGTAAGTATTATTCCAGCACCAATGCTATCTTTATAGCCGCTATCTTCTAGCATCTTAGCAAGTACCATAAGGGTTTCTTCTGCTCTGGCATATATAACATTTGATATTATGTCTAGTGAAACTTCGTGGCTTTTTGTTTCATCTCCAAGGATCGGGAGCTCTATTAGATCAACTGACTTATTTATTAAAGCGCCATAACCTAATTTTATCTCTTCTGCCTTTGGAAGAGGTGTATGCAGAGCCATAGAAAGATCATTTGTAATGTTTGCTGAGCCAACAGGTAAAAATTCATTGTATCTTATAGAATTTCCAGAATGTACCACAAGATTACAAGTCGCACCACCCATATCAACAAGTGCGGCACCAAGTTCTTTCTCATCTTTTGTTAATGTTGCTATCGCAGAAGCATATCCTGAAAGTACTATATTATCTAGTTGAACACCTGCTAAATTTACGGCTTTTCTTAGGTTGCTAATAGATGACTTTTGTACTGTAACAATATGTGTTTGAACTTCTAGCCTACTACCGTTCATACCTATTGGATCTTCAATATGTTCTTGTCCATCTACTTTAAAATTATAAGGAAGAACATGTAGTTTTTCATACTCATGAGGTATATCAGCAGTATGATCGGCCATTTGCATAGCACGCTCGATCTCTTTTATACCTATTTCATGATTTGGTATATTCACTACACCACTACTGTCAACGCTTTTTGTATACGCACCAGAAATAGAAACTATAACTTTTTCATAGCGTGTTCCTGCAACTCTTTGTGCTTCTATTAATGCATTTTTTATTGACTTTGCAGCTTGCTCTATATTAGTTATAACACCTTTTCTTATTCCCTGTGTTTTTTCAGTTCCAATTCCAATTATCTTAATACCATTTTCATCATGTTGTGCTATTACTGCACAAATCTGGAAAGAGCCGATATCTATACCTAAAATTTTTGTACTCAAGATAAATTACCTTTTGATATATTCTTTAATTTCATAGTATTTTTTAAGTTTGTTTGTTAAATCTTTTATTAACTCATTATTTTTAAGCATTGTAACGTTTTGCTGTGTTATTTGCTTATAGTTATTATCTATATTATCTACAAGCAACCTTTGTTCCAAAATATCGTATATAACGGCCTTATCTTCTAATATAACATAATCTTTTTTGTTGTTAGTTTCAAAAAGTTGAGAAACAAAAGCTCTAGTTTCGCTTTCATTTAGTCCTGAGATAGAGCTATTTATATCTCTACTAATAAAGCCTATATCAGTTCCTTTGAAATTTTGTAAAGACTCTTTCGCTATGGTTGTTAAGTTTTCTTTTTTCTTTTTATCTTTGTAAATTTCAAGTACCATTACTCTTGCTTGTTCAAAACTCATAGGCTGTGGAGGAGTTATGCTTTTTACTCTAACTATTAAATATCCATCTTTATATGTAAATGGTTTTATAACCTCACCAACTTTTGCACCTTTTATTTCATCAAGCGAGAATGTTGCATTATCTTCATTTATACTAATAAATTCATTTGTTGCAAGCTCAGCTTTTTTTATAGAGGTATATTTTTTTAAAGCATCAGTCTTGCTTTTCTCGATATTGTAGTCTTTAATAACTTCAGTCTTTACTTCGTCAAATGATTTGATTTTATCATCAGAGCCTTTATATCTCTCCTTGTTTTCGTTGTAGTAGTCACTCAAAGTAGTTTGATTTACATCATTTTTGTTTGACTCTATAAAGTATGTTTCAAGACCGTATATAGTCTTTGTCATATAGTTGTTTTTATTTGTTTCCCAGAGATCCTTTAGCTCTTTTTCATCTATTTTTATATCGCTTTGATTGGCATTTATTATCTGTATTGCTAATTTGTCTTGCATAAAAAAGCTTGCTTCCATCATTGCAATGTCTTCTTTGCTGGCTGGTAAATTTAAAATAGTTCTAAGTTTATCAAGTAGTATTGTTAGTTTTAAATTTTCTTCAAAATCGGTTGGATTTATTCTGGCCCTTCTCAAAATATCGTGGTATAAATTTTTATCAAAGGTACCATCTTTTTGAAATGTTGGATCAACGATTATATATTTTAAAATATCATCTTTGCTAACACTAAGACCTATATCGTCTGCAAAATTTAATAGTAAATTCTCTTGAATTGTAGCTTGAAGTGCAGCATTTTGTAATCCTAACTCGTTAGCCTTTTCTTGCGTTAATTTACCATCAAAAAGATTATTGTAGTATTGATACAAACTATCGTATTTTTGTTGCAGTTCTTGAATACTTATATTTCTGTGTCCTACTTTTGCTACTGAAGTGGCTCGATTGCTGTTTAAATCATATGCTCCCCAGCCTACAAAGCCTGCTCCAACAAAGGCTATTGTACTTACCCAAATGGTAACAACTAGGTATTTTTTATGTTTCTGCATCCAAGACAACATTAAATTTTCCTTTAAAAGACTAACGAAATTTGTATGATATATTATATAAAATTGCCTTAAATAAGCTTAAAATAGGGGCTTTAAAAATATCTTTGTGAAGAATTTTGCTAACAATTTTTTAGTATTGTTAGCAAAATTTTTAAATACTATAATCGCTATAACCACTAGTTAAATGAAGCAATTTGCAGCTATTTTCTAGTAAAGCTATCTCTTTTGCAAGAAGTTGTGGGCTTCTGCTGTATGCATAAATACCATATCCTTTAACGATAATAATATTTGTATTTTTTTCTAGCATATATCTATAAATTTCAGTTTCTGCACGTTCATACCAGTCATCATATTGTTTTGGATCATAAACAGAAATTTTATCAAATCTCATATACCCAAAATAATCTTTCGGTACTATTTTTTCATGTTTCATTGCGTAGGCAGTTGCGTATGGTGGCATCGCGTAGCAAACAAATCTCGCCTCATTTATATTTTTATAAATATTTAAGTGTATATCAGCATCAAGACTAGCTTCATTCCAGCGATAGTCTTTTTTTGATGAAAGAAGCGTCAAGTCATCATCTTTTAAATTATCAAAAATGGCATTTTGTTTATTGATTATAAATTGATTTTTTTCGACTCTTGCCGAAATCGAGCCGTGAAAGACGCCAAAAAAATTCTTTCTAAACATAGAAAGTGATATTGTTTTTATCTCATTTATTGAGTGTTCTAGCTCCATTTTTCCTCCTACGTTTAAGCGATTATATTTAAGCTATCTTAAAATTTATGTAAAATTTTACGTAATGATAGCTTTTTAAGTAAAATTTCGATAAATTTTCCACACTATTTACTATAAAGAGGCAGTGTTGCAAAGTCCACATATCAGTGTTTTACTTGATGAAGTTCTATCTTTTTTTAAAAATTTAAATGGAAATTTTATAGATTGCACGCTTGGATATGCAGGACATTCTAGTGCCATTTTATCTCAAAATGAAAATTTAAATTTAATTGCCTGTGATAGAGATAACGAAGCTATAAATTTTTCACTAAAAAAACTTGAGCCATTTGGCAGTAGGGTTAAAATTTATAAAAGTAACTTTTCTGAATTGACTAGCAGGCTAAGTCAAGAAGAAATTTTAAATGTTAGAGGAATTTTGGCTGACATCGGCGTTAGTTCGCTTCAGATAGATAAAGATGATAGAGGCTTTAGTCTTGGCTCAAGCACGCTTGATATGCGCATGGACAAAGAGCGAAATTTTAGCGCATATGATGTTGTAAATGATTACTCTTTTGATGAGTTAGTTAGAATTTTTAGAGATTATGGCGAGCTAAAAAATGCTGCCGGGATTGCAAATAAAATTATAAATACTAGAAATTTAGGCAAGATAACGAGTGCAAAAGAACTTGCAAATTTAATAGGTACAGCCCAGATAAAAGGGCGCGGAGTTAGCCCTGCGATACTTGCCTTTCAAGCCATCAGGATAGAGGTAAATGGTGAGCTAGATGAGCTAACAAATTTACTTGATAGTATAGAAAAATGTGGATTTAAAGATTGTCTTGTGGCGATTATTACATTTCACTCGCTTGAAGATAGGATCGTAAAAGAGCGCTTTAAAAAGTGGGCAAATAGCTGTATCTGCCTACCTGGCGTCTATAGATGTGAATGCGGAAATAACCACGAACTAGGCGAAATTTTGACCAAAAAGCCACTAACGGCAAGCCAAAATGAACTAGCGCAAAACTCACGAAGCAAGAGCGCAAAACTGCGGGTTTTTAAGATAAAGGGATAAAGATGCAAGAAAAAGAAGAGCTGTTAACGCTTCATGATGAGGAGCAAAAACGTGAGGTAAATTTAAGCTTTAAGACATTAGTGATGGTCTATTTAGCTGTTTTTATAGCTCTAGCTATATTTTTGCCAAAAATTTACATAGCAAATCAAATTTATTATATAAGTAGAGATATAGCTGACATAAGCGGTAAACGAGATATGCTTTTAGAGGAAAATAGAGCTCTTAATATAAAGCTTGAAAATTTACGTTATAAAAATCAAATTTTAAATAATATGCAAGAGCGTCAATGGAAATAACGAAACATTTAAAGTTTTTTAAATTTTGGCGATTCAATTATATTGGCAAATAATATAGCCATTTTGTATATAACTGCGTAAAAATAAAATTAGCTCAATAAACAAAGCTTATTTTTAACTTGCTAATTGCTTTCTTTTTGAGAGATTAGCTTTTCATATATATATTGTTCTAAATCTTTTTTTGATATGTCATTTTTTATAGCAGTATTATAAATTTCTTCGACCTTGCTTGAGTATTTTTCATAGCCAAAATATGGAAAATGCACGCTCCAAGCTTTCTTGATAAGATCGTGACTTATCTCTCTTCTTGCCCAAACTTTAAACATATCAAAGCCAATGAAAACGGCCGAAGTAACGACAGCAGTCGCTATTATCGATATGTGTGCATCAGTTTTTGCTAAAAAATGATGCGTGATGATTAACAATGGAAATAAAATGACAAAACAGATAAGTGCATAAATCTGGTAGAGCTTGATATGGTTAAATCTAAAATTTAGCTTTGCTCCATCTATTAGCATACCTTCGTTAAAAAGGGCATTTGCTTCAAGTAGATCCCTGAATAAAACTGGCTGTTTTGAAACAAAAAAAACGTTTTTTATGATTCTATCTTTTAAAGTTTCTTGCATTTTTTTATAGACTTTTTACCTTTGAAATTTTGGCTCATTATATCTAAGAATCTATAAATTCAAACAAAATTAGATACAATTTGCCCAAAATTTAAGGAGCTAAAAATGGCAGATCAAGCTTTGCAAACCGTCTTTTTAAACGGAGAATTTTTGCAAAAAGATGAGGCAAAAGTTAGTGCTTTTGATAGAGGATTTATATTTGGTGATGGAATTTATGAGGTTGTGCCTGTGATAAATTCAAAAATGGTTGATAAAGATGGATTTTGGGCGAGATTTGAAAGAAGCTTAAATGAAATAGATATAAGTTTGCCCTACGAAAAGGAAAAATTTGAGGCGATCTTAAACGAGATAATCTCCAAAAATGCCTTAAAAGAGGGCGGAATTTACATGCAAGTAACAAGAGGCGTGGCGTTTAGAAATTTCTATTTCATAGAAAATTTAACACCAAGTGTCTTTGTTTTCTGTTACCAGAGTGAAATTTTAAACAATCCTGCTGCAAAAACTGGCATAAAAGTCGTGAGTGTCGAGGATATCAGGTGGAAAAGGCGTGACATCAAGTCTATCTCACTTCTGGCTCAGTGCTACGCTAAAAATGAAGCTCATAAAAAAGGTGCAGATGAGGGCTTTATGGTGGAAAATGGCTTTGTCACAGAGGGTTGCAGCTCAAGTGCTTTTATTATCAAGGATAAAACACTCATAACCAAACCACTTTCAAATGAAATTTTGCCAGGCATTCGCCGTATGAGACTTTTAAAGATCGCCAAAGATATTGGCCTTAAGATAGAGGAGCGAAAATTTAGCATGGATGAAGTTTATAGTGCTGATGAAGTCTTTATCTCGGCTGCGACGCTCATACTCTTACCAGTTGTTTATGCTGATTGCAAGGCGATAAATGGTGCAAAAGTAGGAGAAATTTCAAGCAAACTTCGTGAAATTTATGCTGGTGAACTTTTAAAAGAAGCCGGGCTTTGAGAGAAAAAATCTTAATAAGTGCTTGCCTAGTTGGCATAAATTGTAAATTTAACGGCGAAAATAATCTTTTAAATAAAGATGTTTTAGATGAAATTTCAAAGAGATA
This window of the Campylobacter concisus genome carries:
- a CDS encoding class II aldolase and adducin N-terminal domain-containing protein yields the protein MELEHSINEIKTISLSMFRKNFFGVFHGSISARVEKNQFIINKQNAIFDNLKDDDLTLLSSKKDYRWNEASLDADIHLNIYKNINEARFVCYAMPPYATAYAMKHEKIVPKDYFGYMRFDKISVYDPKQYDDWYERAETEIYRYMLEKNTNIIIVKGYGIYAYSRSPQLLAKEIALLENSCKLLHLTSGYSDYSI
- the rsmH gene encoding 16S rRNA (cytosine(1402)-N(4))-methyltransferase RsmH — encoded protein: MQSPHISVLLDEVLSFFKNLNGNFIDCTLGYAGHSSAILSQNENLNLIACDRDNEAINFSLKKLEPFGSRVKIYKSNFSELTSRLSQEEILNVRGILADIGVSSLQIDKDDRGFSLGSSTLDMRMDKERNFSAYDVVNDYSFDELVRIFRDYGELKNAAGIANKIINTRNLGKITSAKELANLIGTAQIKGRGVSPAILAFQAIRIEVNGELDELTNLLDSIEKCGFKDCLVAIITFHSLEDRIVKERFKKWANSCICLPGVYRCECGNNHELGEILTKKPLTASQNELAQNSRSKSAKLRVFKIKG
- a CDS encoding D-amino acid aminotransferase, giving the protein MADQALQTVFLNGEFLQKDEAKVSAFDRGFIFGDGIYEVVPVINSKMVDKDGFWARFERSLNEIDISLPYEKEKFEAILNEIISKNALKEGGIYMQVTRGVAFRNFYFIENLTPSVFVFCYQSEILNNPAAKTGIKVVSVEDIRWKRRDIKSISLLAQCYAKNEAHKKGADEGFMVENGFVTEGCSSSAFIIKDKTLITKPLSNEILPGIRRMRLLKIAKDIGLKIEERKFSMDEVYSADEVFISAATLILLPVVYADCKAINGAKVGEISSKLREIYAGELLKEAGL